Below is a window of Macadamia integrifolia cultivar HAES 741 chromosome 8, SCU_Mint_v3, whole genome shotgun sequence DNA.
TTATTTCTCACAAACTATCACAAGTATAAGTATTTTATAAACGTAATAATCTTTTCCTTCGAATAAGACATGAAAACTCTTccagaaaaaacaaataaaacataaaaaccaAAGAGTGGTGTTTCGGTAATTTTATGTCACGGAGGCATCCATTTTCCTCCTATTTAGGGAAAGAGGTTACAAACCCTGTTTCGTCTGGTGATCCTGGTTCAGATTTTAATTCCATGTGTCATCATTTCATATGAACACGTGGAAAAGCCAGTTTATAGTTAGTAGCCTGAGAACCCTTTTTCTGAACGGGTCGTCTACTCGTCTGTCGTAtccagacgatttcaaccccaagTGAAGTGAGACGAGGCGTGGAGGGAGGTTTCGATGCTATGGAACCAGTGTCTAGCTTTCACAAATACCCCTCCTTCGTGCACTATTACAATAATACCTCTGTTCACATGGAAGTTTCAGATTTAAATCTTTACTCTGATTTTATTGGAAATTGCAATAACCACCTCTAATTGACTAATTTCattgcgttttttttttttttcttcgatcTTAGTTTTCTACTAACACTGAAATCATATGAATTAGGCATCGTTTGATcacgtttctatcgtttctgtgtctagaaataacATAAATGAATTTTCACGGGTTCCTAGAAACgggtttttttgtgtttgataaacttgtttgtTGGATCAATTTGTGTACATATTGTTGTTTAATAACATGCTCCTCACTTTCAAGCTTAAAAAATTTTATTACTTTTGAGCTTGAAAAGAGTCACGTTTctcacttttgggtttttttatcgGGCACAAATCCACAATTTGTTGCCTTCACTTGTTTTTTaaaaatgacgaaacaagtataACTTGTTTCATCACAGTTGTTTCTtgtaacataaattttcataaatttctatttatgtttcaaaaaacgGGTGAAATGAAACAAgattatcaaatgttttttaccctatttctccgtttctaggaatagaaaaacacaaaaacgcGTTTTTAGGAACGCTGTCAAACAATGCCTTAGTATACTGAAATTGTATTGAATGAGATTCGATATGGTTTTAATATGACAAAgtagtatttatttatttattttttttttttttaagatttgaaaCAGTATTGtcttttaagataaaatcatttgataTGTATCAAGTCACACTGAAATACCATAATCGTATTAATTGGCACACCCTTAGGCATATCGAATTATTGACTATAAACCTGTATTTGTATTGAATAAAAGTCATATCAAATCATATTGAGATGGTATGGTATCAATGGTGAATGTAGGAAATTTTTCGATACAATTTCAATATCTACTCTAGGTCTACCATATCGTATTGAATACCgtaccgattgacacccttaaattcAGTAATAGTTCCATCTATGACTTTAAATATTGGTATTGACATCACTATTGGTTTAGACAGATATGGATATAGATATTGTGATAGTataattttatctttatttttctttaaaaataattttttaacaaatttacCCCTGTCATAAACTATTATGCTGATACGGATCAGTCAATACAATACCGTATTTGAAACCATAGTTCCATAATTCAATCTCCCACCagattttctcaatttttcttgAATGTGATTAATAAATTTTTGAAAGGATCCTAAAAGTAGATAGTCAATGCTTAATCTTAAATTTGTTCAGCAACTAAAtcccatgtttttttttcttggtagaaaTTGACTCAATTAGTCTAATAGAAAAGCTGAACATTGAGATGGGAAATAATCAAcccgtttagggtttagtgacTTCATAAAATACTTTTTTCTTAGGCAAATTTCAAAGCATTAACGAATCATCCCAGTTGATTCTTGATATAGTTGGTGGTGAGCTATGGTTAATtgtaagtaaatgaaataaatattttcttattttactttactttcGGGCATTTATGTAGCAAAACATGTGAATCATCTAGAAGATAGAAGATTTTCATAAGGTACATATACACATTCTTTGGTAGATAATTTAAAGAACGAGggtttaaaaattatttgaaaaatgattgaaaacaaatacaacaacaacaacaacaactaaacTAACTCAACAAAATGGGTCAACTATATGATACTTGTCTTCCAATCAATTCAAAATGGTTGAAAACATATGgacatttataaaataaaaagcatCAATAAATGGGGGTATATGATTAAAATTGACAAAAGCTGTGGATAATATCAAAATAAACATTTAACAAGTTACTAATTCAGATTATAGTCTATTTATATTGTGGTTTGGAGTTGCTACATAACCTTATTAGATGGCAAAAGTAATCAGATAATATAAATGATAATCAAAATGATATGTCAAATTAATATAACTTAGATCAACCACAGCCTAGCGAAATGTGATTATGAGTGCTTTCGTTTCTTCTTAATTAATaggagaaaatttttcttcacccactatCAATAGGTGTGTAGAAATAGAGCTTAACATGTTCACCCATTGGGCAAAATGTTTATCCTAACACGTAAAAAGTCGAGTCCAAAGTTTGAAATGCCCTTCATTATTCTCTAACATTCATTCAAGTTCAATGATGACCATTGATGAAGAAATAAGCCACATAAGAAAACTCGGCCCTACTTAATAGGGACATTTTAGGTCCAAGGCGTTGGGTAGGTTCAAATTTTGGAATAGTAAATAGAGGGTGTATTTGTTAATTTCATTGAGATGATAACGAGGAGTGGCATTTCCCGTATTTACAAAACAATCCAAGGTCATTTGTGAATTCACAATTTCTCATTCCCCAAAAATGAATTCAACATTTCAACCCCATAATCCCTTCCTGCGAAAACCACTCACACCCCAACCAGAAACGAACACAGAAAAatagctagagagagagagagagagagagagagagagaaaacccaaATTGCCGTAGACACAGAGAAGAACGGAAGAACAATCCTTATAGTTCAGGATCCCatcatagaagaagaagaagaagaagaataagcaAAGCAAAGTAAGGTaaaggaaacaaagaagattGCGTTTTGATTGATTCATCATTCATCATAGCATATATGTAATGCATCAGAAGAAATCCGAAGTTCAGATCGGAAAAGAAAGCAGCGGCATCTCTTCCGATTTCAATCCAATACCGCCTCTCCTCCCAATCCAACAGAAACACATCCACCATCAATTCCACACAACCCAATCCTCCTCCTTCCCTCAACCTGCAAAtctttttcaaatccaaatctcaaaccctttttctttctcttcttcatcttcttccccattatATAATCCTCAATCTTCAACATCAGTAACCCCACATTCACAATCTCCATCACCAACTGCTGCAACCAATACCACAACATCATCTCtaacaaatcaaattcaaactcACGACAATGCAATTACAAACCCATCGTCAACGAAGACCCTTCTCTCTACTGCCCATAAGAGACCCATTATGAGCCACACCCTTTCTTCCACCCTTTCCCATTCGCCAACATTATCTTCCCTTCACCACCATAACAACAACCATCTCCATCAATCACCTTATTCTCCtttgaattcttcatcttcGCCTGCTTCACCCTGTCCCTCTCCGCTGCAGATATCATTGGCCACCAGGGCTGCTGCCTTGCGCCTACTCCGCCACCTCCGCCATGTCCGTCGCCTCCGCGTCCACCTCCGCCTCCTCATCCTCTTCTGCTTACCCTCTTTCTACTACTTCCTCTCGAACCCTCGCCGCTCTTTCCTCCTCGACTTCCTTTCTGCTCTCGCTTTCTCTGCCGCTTTTCTTCTCTCCATTAACCTCGCCCTTCCTCGCCTCCCCTCAATCCGTTTATTCCTGGCCCGTTCATTCCCTCTGAAACTCTCCTTTTCCACTGCCTCTCGTCCTACTTCGCCGGTTCTTTGGTCAATTGGGTCGAAGCAGAAATCTGAGAGAACTGTCAATTCGGGTTGTGCGGTTCAGGTCTACAGCAATGGAGATGTCTATGAGGGTGAATTTCATAAGGGTAAGTGCTCTGGCAGTGGTGTTTATTACTATTACATGAGTGGGAGGTACGAGGGTGACTGGGTCGACGAGAAGTATGATGGATATGGTGTGGAGACTTGGGCGAGAGGGAGTCGATATAGAGGCCAATACAGGCAGGGGCTTAGGCATGGCTATGGAGTGTATAGGTTCTACACTGGTGATGTTTATTCTGGAGAATGGTCAAACGGGCAGAGTCATGGGTGTGGAGTTCATACCTGCGAGGATGGAAGTCGGTATGTTGGAGAATTCAAGTGGGGCGTTAAGCATGGCCTTGGCCACTACCATTTCAGGTAGAAAAAGATTttacttttcttcctttttaataATGGCCATTTGGATCTCTCTATTTATTGGTCTATATTCGGGGTTCATTGTATCTAGTCTATGTTGGTGCTTGAATCTTTGTTCTGTTGAGTATCAGGTAAATGGTTGATGTTGTTCAAGATTTTCGAATTTAGTTCCATTTTTTGGGAAACTGTTTGGTTGTTGAATGTAGTTCTGGATTTTATATTCTTGTGATTGAATTTGCAATTTTTTCTGGCTTGTCCATGATATGTGAAGTTTTGGTTGTCAAAATCTTTGAATAGATTTGTCCACTCTGGTAATAATTATTGGAAATTGAAAGCTTAGTATATTTTAGCATTCCAAGACTTCCTCCCTTTCATTTAGTTTGAGTTTGCATTGCAGTTCTTTGTGGTCTTTgctttattcttcttcatcatttatTTACCTTGTTATATGTATTTcctaaaaatggaaataaaggTGTTGTTTGATGTTATgtttgaattttatttgatttatttttaatctGGTTTTCACATATAGTTCAGCATTAATGATGAagatttgattttattgttgTAACGAGGAGCCTTCTTTAACTAATGTATGCCTGACTGTCCTCTCCCAACTAATGAATCCTGAAAACTTCCAAAAGATTCATTTTTCTCCATATCTTCAATTATCATTTCCACCTTTCGGTCAGGAGCATTAAGTTTCTCAACCTTGGCCAAATTGGACTGAGCTTTATGTTTGAGATTCACATCTCTCAAGTCCAAACTCTTTGCTGACAGCCTGACAGAACTAGGGATGCAAACAAATAGCCGAAAATCCGAATTTTGTTCGCATTTTTAGGGGTATCCGTATCCGGTCAAAGGGTATCCGGATCCAAATTTGAATtatccggaaaaaaaaaaatccaatccaaTTAGATAATCAATGAacgattttgagggttcttgaagtttagatAGACTCTAGAGAATGAGGGAAAGAGCTAAGACAACAGCACTGCAATATTGTTACATAACAATTAGTTTGGTCTCTTTGCTGTAACTTGGTACTATGGTTTCAAATGGTGACTCCTCACCTACCACCACAGCACTGCAATGTTGTTACATGACAATTAGTTTAGTGcagacaatttttttattgttcattTGCCATCTCACTCTGAGTTCTCATCTGATGTTTCTTGTGCATTCCTCACACAGAATGCAAGTGTGGTTCTTGATTATCTTCTTCTCACCCATGGGTTGCCCTCTTAATTCATATTGAAATTATATCTTGAAACTTGGCTTGTTAGTCACAACTTTGCAAAAAATGTCTTATTAAGAAATATGGAGTTGTGAAATAATAGTTTTTGTATAACTATGGTAAACTTTTCCTACATTTCATCTGGGAAGTCTTACCTAAACAGCCATGCAGTAGATCAAATGGGttaaaattttgtggacaggtaGCCCCCTAAGTCCCCTGTTCACATGTCGAGTTTCAGCGTAATTGGAATTTGgcaagttaaaaaaataaatttgaaaatccAAGACCATGGGAATTTATATGGTAGTGGTCCGAATACCACAGGTGTGCATGGACATATATGGGGATGCATGCTAATACACtagagggtatttgattgaattaggctcTGAAATTTGGCCATGGCTAATCCAAAGCACGTCCTCTCTATCCAACGGTCAGAATTGCCACACCATCTGTCTATGTGGCTAAATGATGGACTATTTTGAAGCCCTTCCAAAACGGGATCATGTAAGAGAAATCTttccatataaaatatatatttgtttaGAAATGACATAGGAGATCATAAAGTGTGTGCCATTTAATAAAAGCCCTTGGCTTTTAAATACTACCTATTTCATTGTTAGTGTTTATTTAAGGCTAATATAAGAGATTAAAACTAACATTGTGAGaaataattttagaattttACATCAAGAGAAATGATTGGAACTTGGAAGCATCGATATGGAAATATTTTGGCACACAAAGCCAAGCCAGGATATGATATATGTAAATCACAACGCCTTCCCTCACTGATGTATTGGGACTGTTGGCCCTCCAAAATGTATTTTGAAAGTGATAAGTTCCGGACAACTACCCTAAGCATTTGTTCTGGCCAGAACAAATGCCTTTTATTAACTCATACCTACAGTTGTATTGAAGTCCGTATCTTAGAAAATGTTTTAGGACAAAACCAAAGTTTTGCCTTTGTATCTGCCCCATTTCAAATAAATTACTGGCGCTTTCCATGCTGAGAATGCCTAGTAGATGTTATAGGGATTAACTGTTGATACCTTGTTAAGGACCAGTCTTTTTGGATTCACAAGCCCCAGAATTTTATCTTCTACATGATTGAGTTTTATCTTCTTAATTACCAACTGATGGATGGATTGTAGTGGGCTCACTGAAGTCTGGGAGATGAGGCGATGATTATGCCAATCTTGTTGCCATGCAAACTATTTCAATCCACTGATAATTGCCTGACTCAGTTTCACACAAGTGATCATTGACCTAATACTAAGGGGCAACAGTTTAACCCAGACTGTAAACATCCTCATTAAAACAATTTTTCACAGTTCTGATCTATTGAATCTGAAGAGTTAGTTAACAGTTGAGGAAGCAAAGAATTTTAGTATGCATGTTATGAGGTATGGAGAAAGGTTTTAAACTCAGACTATTGGTAAAATAAGATCCAAGCAGCAGGGGATGAGAAAATTATTTAGATCAATAACCTGATTCTCCAGAAATCTAAATGGTGAGTAAACTTAATGGAGATGGTCCATGTGGCCATCTTCATCTGAATGAAGTTTTTGAAGTCGAAGTCTTCGTTTATATAACCCTTTATGCCTAGATGAGACATTGCTAATCGTTATGACCTTGAAAAAATGTCGTCTTCTATGCAGACTTCTTAGCTAATAAAATCAGCAAATGAAGAGAACAAAATAGTGAAAGATCCAATGGTGGTTCTGGATGTCAAAATTTTAGGAACTGAGGGATGATTTTTCTAGGTCCATTGTGATGATGCTACAACATAAATGTGCTTAGTTggatttcccccccccccccccccagaaGTTACTCTGTAGCAATGAAGCATCTAAGTAGATAAGACACGTGGTAAAATGAATCTTAGGTCTTCTAATTTACGTACATTTACTTTGGTGGTTTTGGCTCAAATCTCCTTAAACGTACTGGAAATAAACCTTACAATGAAACTTCTGTTATGGAAGATTGGATGTCGTGTTTCTTTGCAAGTGCTGTCAGTATGTTTTACTTATTGAAAATATGTATGTGTTCTAATACCAACTATGGTGTATTGAATGCAGAAATGGAGACACCTATGCAGGAGAATATTTTGCGGACAAGATGCATGGGTTTGGTGTCTATCTTTTTGCAAATGGCCATGGGTATGAAGGAGCTTGGCATGAGGGAAGgagacaagggcatggaatgtATTCATTCAGGAATGGGGAGACGCAATCTGGACACTGGCAAAATGGTGTTCTTGATATTCCAAGTACACAGAACACCCACCCTGGGTCTCCCATTGCTGTAAACCATTCCAAAGTATTGAATGCTGTCCAGGTAAATCCACTTACCATCCCCTGCAAATGTAAAGTCCTCCTTTTCCATTGTTACCCAAAAATCAGACGTTCTTATTTAATATAAACACAGTTCCAATTCAACCAAGCCATATCTTGCAATCACATTGTTGGATGGATGATCCTGAGCTCTTTGGTGTTGAAAGTTAGTGGTACCAGGACTTTCCTGTCT
It encodes the following:
- the LOC122085735 gene encoding uncharacterized protein LOC122085735, which codes for MHQKKSEVQIGKESSGISSDFNPIPPLLPIQQKHIHHQFHTTQSSSFPQPANLFQIQISNPFSFSSSSSSPLYNPQSSTSVTPHSQSPSPTAATNTTTSSLTNQIQTHDNAITNPSSTKTLLSTAHKRPIMSHTLSSTLSHSPTLSSLHHHNNNHLHQSPYSPLNSSSSPASPCPSPLQISLATRAAALRLLRHLRHVRRLRVHLRLLILFCLPSFYYFLSNPRRSFLLDFLSALAFSAAFLLSINLALPRLPSIRLFLARSFPLKLSFSTASRPTSPVLWSIGSKQKSERTVNSGCAVQVYSNGDVYEGEFHKGKCSGSGVYYYYMSGRYEGDWVDEKYDGYGVETWARGSRYRGQYRQGLRHGYGVYRFYTGDVYSGEWSNGQSHGCGVHTCEDGSRYVGEFKWGVKHGLGHYHFRNGDTYAGEYFADKMHGFGVYLFANGHGYEGAWHEGRRQGHGMYSFRNGETQSGHWQNGVLDIPSTQNTHPGSPIAVNHSKVLNAVQEARRAAEKAYDVARVDDRMNKAVAAANKAANAARVAAVKAVQKRMHHNSNDDIPMPIV